Proteins found in one Salvia splendens isolate huo1 chromosome 10, SspV2, whole genome shotgun sequence genomic segment:
- the LOC121752469 gene encoding ATP synthase subunit gamma, mitochondrial-like isoform X2 → MKSVKNIQKITKAMKMVAASKLRAIQSKTENSRGLWQPFTALLGDLPSVDVKKTVVVTISSDKGLCGGINSTSVKVSRGLKKLNSGPDKECKYVIVGEKAKAQLVRDSKNDIELALTELQKNPLNYTQVAVLADDILKNVEYDALRIVYNKFQSVVSFISSVSTILSPEIVERESEAGGQLGELDSYEVEGAETKSEVLQNLTEFQFSCVMFNAVLENACSEQGARMSAMDSSSRNAGEMLDRLTLTYNRTRQATITTELIEIISGASALEG, encoded by the exons ATGAAGAGTgtgaaaaatattcaaaaaatcacAAAGGCTATGAAGATGGTTGCAGCTTCAAAGCTCCGAGCTATTCAGTCAAAAACTGAAAACTCGCGTGGTCTGTGGCAACCATTCACTGCTCTTCTTGGTGACCTTCCAA GTGTTGATGTGAAGAAGACTGTTGTTGTTACAATTTCCTCCGACAAAGGTCTGTGTGGTGGTATCAATTCTACTTCAGTGAAAGTTAGCAGGGGCCTCAAGAAATTAAATTCTG GTCCTGACAAGGAATGCAAGTATGTTATTGTGGGAGAGAAAGCCAAGGCCCAACTTGTTCGAGACTCCAAGAATGATATTGAGCTAGCCCTAACCGAGTTGCAGAAGAATCCTCTGAACTATACTCAG GTTGCTGTGCTTGCTGATGACATCTTAAAGAATGTAGAATATGATGCATTAAGGATTGTGTACAATAAGTTCCAATCAGTGGTCTCATTTATTTCATCAGTATCCACTATTTTATCACCTGAG ATTGTTGAGAGAGAATCTGAAGCTGGGGGTCAACTTGGGGAATTGGATTCTTATGAAGTTGAAGGTGCTGAAACGAAGTCAGAAGTGCTTCAGAATCTGACAGAGTTCCAATTCTCATGT GTTATGTTCAATGCTGTCTTAGAAAATGCTTGCAGTGAGCAGGGAGCTAGAATGTCTGCAATGGACAGCTCAAGTAGAAATGCTGGAGAGATGCTTGACCGCCTCACCCTCACTTATAACAG AACTCGTCAAGCGACTATCACTACAGAATTGATAGAGATTATATCTGGAGCATCAGCATTGGAGGGATAA
- the LOC121752488 gene encoding nudix hydrolase 18, mitochondrial-like, protein MQIKKLVAMPSRTGRHLQRYNKGFRQVVGCIPYRIRDTKKTHLIDDITLDDLEILLISSQKSARLMFPKGGWELDEDIELAASRETLEEAGVVGLLGQKLGEWIFKSKSQEKYHEGSMFPLYVTEELEVWPEKSLRHRVWMTVNEAREACAAMWMKEALDEFVCQFTCQSREVEVDEVPLTSCLLTLCGSEDLSFTIGAKTADNEVDCYLIS, encoded by the exons ATGCAAATCAAGAAGCTTGTTGCCATGCCGTCTCGCACCGGGAGGCATTTGCAGCGCTATAATAAGGGATTTCGTCAGGTTGTTGG ATGTATTCCATATAGAATCAGAGACACCAAAAAAACTCATTTGATCGATGATATCACACTTGATGATTTGGAGATCCTTTTGATCAGCTCTCAAAAGAGTGCAAGACTTATGTTCCCTAAG GGTGGATGGGAACTCGACGAAGATATCGAACTGGCAGCTTCACGAGAGACCTTAGAGGAAGCCGGCGTAGTTGGCCTTCTAGGG CAAAAATTGGGTGAATGGATTTTCAAGAGCAAAAGCCAAGAGAAGTATCATGAGGGATCAATGTTTCCCTTGTATGTCACCGAGGAATTGGAAGTATGGCCAGAGAAAAGCCTTCGCCATCGAGTTTGG ATGACTGTGAATGAAGCTCGGGAAGCTTGTGCGGCCATGTGGATGAAAGAAGCTTTGGATGAATTCGTTTGCCAGTTCACTTGTCAATCAAGAGAAGTAGAGGTTGATGAAGTCCCTCTCACATCTTGTTTATTAACATTGTGTGGCAGCGAAGACTTAAGCTTCACAATTGGAGCTAAAACTGCTGACAATGAAGTTGATTGCTACTTAATCAGTTGA
- the LOC121752469 gene encoding ATP synthase subunit gamma, mitochondrial-like isoform X1: MAMAALRREGRRIAAPIISPHPINPLRSSIVPSEDQSFLGVRSVSTQIVRNRMKSVKNIQKITKAMKMVAASKLRAIQSKTENSRGLWQPFTALLGDLPSVDVKKTVVVTISSDKGLCGGINSTSVKVSRGLKKLNSGPDKECKYVIVGEKAKAQLVRDSKNDIELALTELQKNPLNYTQVAVLADDILKNVEYDALRIVYNKFQSVVSFISSVSTILSPEIVERESEAGGQLGELDSYEVEGAETKSEVLQNLTEFQFSCVMFNAVLENACSEQGARMSAMDSSSRNAGEMLDRLTLTYNRTRQATITTELIEIISGASALEG; the protein is encoded by the exons ATGGCGATGGCTGCTTTGAGACGCGAGGGCAGGCGGATCGCCGCCCCTATCATTTCTCCCCATCCTATCAATCCCCTCCGCTCGTCTATCGTTCCTTCGGA GGATCAATCTTTCTTGGGAGTTCGATCTGTGTCAACTCAAATTG TCCGCAATCGTATGAAGAGTgtgaaaaatattcaaaaaatcacAAAGGCTATGAAGATGGTTGCAGCTTCAAAGCTCCGAGCTATTCAGTCAAAAACTGAAAACTCGCGTGGTCTGTGGCAACCATTCACTGCTCTTCTTGGTGACCTTCCAA GTGTTGATGTGAAGAAGACTGTTGTTGTTACAATTTCCTCCGACAAAGGTCTGTGTGGTGGTATCAATTCTACTTCAGTGAAAGTTAGCAGGGGCCTCAAGAAATTAAATTCTG GTCCTGACAAGGAATGCAAGTATGTTATTGTGGGAGAGAAAGCCAAGGCCCAACTTGTTCGAGACTCCAAGAATGATATTGAGCTAGCCCTAACCGAGTTGCAGAAGAATCCTCTGAACTATACTCAG GTTGCTGTGCTTGCTGATGACATCTTAAAGAATGTAGAATATGATGCATTAAGGATTGTGTACAATAAGTTCCAATCAGTGGTCTCATTTATTTCATCAGTATCCACTATTTTATCACCTGAG ATTGTTGAGAGAGAATCTGAAGCTGGGGGTCAACTTGGGGAATTGGATTCTTATGAAGTTGAAGGTGCTGAAACGAAGTCAGAAGTGCTTCAGAATCTGACAGAGTTCCAATTCTCATGT GTTATGTTCAATGCTGTCTTAGAAAATGCTTGCAGTGAGCAGGGAGCTAGAATGTCTGCAATGGACAGCTCAAGTAGAAATGCTGGAGAGATGCTTGACCGCCTCACCCTCACTTATAACAG AACTCGTCAAGCGACTATCACTACAGAATTGATAGAGATTATATCTGGAGCATCAGCATTGGAGGGATAA